Part of the Deltaproteobacteria bacterium genome, GGCCCCCTCGTCCGCGATGATCAGCGTCCGCTCGAACTGCCCCGTATTCGAGGCGTTGATCCGGAAGTAGGTGGAAAGCTCCATGGGGCAACGGACCCCCTTCGGAACATAGACAAACGAACCGTCGGAAAAGACCGCCGAATTGAGAGTGGCGAAAAAGTTGTCGGTGTGGGGGACGACCGAACCGAGGTATTTTTTAACCAGATCGGGGTGTTCCCGAACCGCCTCTGAGAAAGAACAGAAAATAATTCCCAGATCGGCGAGTTTCTTTTTGAAGGTGGTGGCCACCGAGACCGAGTCGAACACCGCGTCCACGGCAACGCCCGAAAGGGTTACGCCCGAAAGGGCAACGCCGGAGAGCATTTCCTGTTCCTTGAGCGGGATACCGAGCTTGGCGTAGGTTTCCAGAAGCTTCGGGTCGACCTCCTCAAGGCTTTTGGGTCCCTCCTTTTTTGACTTTGGGGCCGAGTAATAGACGATCGACTGATAGTCGATCGGCGGGTAGTGCACGTTGGCCCAGGTCGGCTCCTTCATCGTCAGCCAGTACCGGTAGCTTTTAAGGCGTCCTTCGAGCATGAATGCCGGTTCTTCCTTTTTTTGGGAAATGAGGCGGATGATATCTTCATTCAGGCCGGGCGGGACCGATTCCTGCTCGATGTCGGTGACGAAACCGTATTTGTACTCACGCGTGGTTAATTCGTGAACGGTAGAATTGTTCATACGGGCATCCCTTGTGCCGTCGCTCCCTCGTTCTCGCGGTCGATGGCCAGATCGGCAATCGAGGTCTCCGAAAGAAGATCGAGGATCTTCCGGTTCAGTTCGTAAAACGGTGTTTTGATCAGGCACCCGTCCCACTGGGGGCAGGTGATTTTTTCTTCCTTGAAACAGTCGGCTACCGCCACGGTGCCGTCAAAAATCTGGATCACGTCAACCACCCGGATATCCCGCGTCCTCCGGATGAGCTGGTAGCCCCCTTTGGTGCCGTGAACCGATTTGATCAGCCCCTTGCCGGAGAGCGTCTGCATCACCTTGGCCAAGAGGGGGTAGGGGATGCGATACGATTCGGAAACCTCCCGGGTGCTGGTGATCGCCTCGGTCCGTTTTTCCTTGCGAGCCATATGCTCAAGGGCCAGAAGGGCATATTCGGTTTTACGATTCAAACGGAGCATTTTGATCCAGTTAGACTTAAAATTAATTAGCCAGATTTCAAAGAGTTATAGGCCATATAGGACATATATTGACCTATACAAGACTAGATTAGTCCTAGATAGATGTCAAGGGAGTGTAAAGCGGTCTCCTTCTTTTGCGACGAGCCCCTTTTTCATCAGACGATCCAAATGCTTGATCACCATCTGCCACTGAAAGTAGGCCTTCAGGGGGTCCGCCAGTGACGGGCGGCGGTAGATGATTGATTCGCTGGCAATATGCGCCAGCTCTTTGGGGCCTCCCTTCAGGATCTCCAGAATTTTTTCGTCCCGTTCCTGAAAATGCCTGGCAAAACGGTCGATCTTTTCCTGATACTGTTCCGGAGTGTAGATACGTTCCCCGTGCGAGCTGATGTAATAATCAGCCTCGATTTTTTTCATTTTGTCCACCGACGCGATGAAATCATCGATGTCGCTCACCACGTTTGCGTACCATGGGCCATAGGGGGTGAGATCGATGTCGGCGGTAAAAACGGTATTGATATTTTTGAAGTGAAGGGCCATGTGGCCCGGCGTGTGGCCGGGGATGTGGATCAACTGGATTTGCGTCGTGTCGGTCTCGATCAGCTCTTTCCCCTTATAAAGCTGTGAGACGGGGCAATCGTGAATCTGATACTGCTTGAAAAACTGCCGGCGCCATTCCGAATAGAAAGAGTTCGGGTCGGTGTCGGCGAACTCTTCGTAGGTTTCGTGGTCACGGATGGCGGGGGCGTCCTTTTCGTGGGCGGCAAAGATCACATCCCTGAAAAGGCCGTTCAAGCTCCGGTGGTCGGCATGGTAGTGGGTGTTCAAGACGATGTTCACCGACCGGGCAAGCGCCAGTTGTTCAATATAGGTGAAGGTGGCCGACGGATCGACGATCATGGAAGGTTTCCCCTTGATGTAAATCGAATTGGCAAAAAGGAATTCCTTGGAATTCCGCGCCCAGATGAATTCCACGTCACCGATCTGCGCCCCGTACTGCGTCTGGATGATGTTAACAGGCAAATTGTTGAGCGAGGTGCGCCTCGAGCGCGCCTGAAGTCTCCGGTATGTTCCTGTAAACTTCCTCCCAAACCCGTTTTGTCTCCATGCACAAATAGTTTGGTACACCTGCAAAGGCCGAGTCAATGAGGTTTTTAACGTGAGTGTAGAGTTCCTCGCGGATCTCGCGGAAATAACGGACCTTGCCGTCCTCCGTGGGAAAAAGCTCTCCCGTCAGAAGGGAGCTTTTGGGGAAGCGCGAACGAATGATTTTGGCCAGTCCCGGTGTAAATCGGAGAGAGCCGATGGAGATCCAGGCGATTTCGCGGGGAGACAGGACCTGTCGGACCTGTCGGACGAGTCGGATGTATTCATCGGACCAGTCTTTGAGCGCGAGCAGGGGGTCGAAGTGAAGGGCCACGGGGTAGCCGGCATCGGCAACCCGCCGGGCCGCGATGAGGCGTTGTTCCAGCGAGGCGGTTTTGTGTTCTTCCCGGTCGATAAAACTCTGCGGGTTGAGCGACCACGCGACAACCGTTTTGCCACCATGATCCAGATCGAGGAGGTTTTCGATGCAGTCCGACTTTGTTTTCAATTCCAGGATCATGTTTTTTTGCCGCGCAGAAAAAGGGACGAGGTCGCGCGTCAGGCCCGTTATCGGATCGAGCGCCAGGGAATCGGCCAGCTCTCCCGTCCCGATCCGGAAGGTTTTTTTGCGGTCGGACTGAAGGGTTTTTTCCACCGAATTTAAAATTTCATCCACGTTGGCGAACAAGGTCATCACCGGGTTGTTTTGGAGATAATCCTGCAAAATGCAGTAGGTGCATTCATAGGGACAGTTGGTGGCAAAGCTCACCGTCATATAGTTGCAACAGACATAGTTGCCCATTCCCTGGCATGGTTTGACCGGTTCCCCTTTGGAACGGGTGATCAGGAGCTTCTTTTTTGCGGCAGTCGGAACAAGGGGTTCTTTGAAGGTGTCCGGATTTTCGATCTCTTCAACCGGCACATCGGCGAAACGACTCAAAACCCGGCGGGTCAAAGGGAGGTCCTTGACCTCCGCGTCAACAAAAATTGTTGATGGGATAAATGGATGCACAGGCGTAAAACTACTTGAGGGGAGAGGGATCGTCAATATATGAAAGGGGTATGGAGGCCGATTTGGTTCAAATCCTTTCGCTGTATCGTCTTAATCAGAACAAACTTCGGGAGGTTCGTGAACGGCTCTCCGATCTTTCGAAGCGGGATGAAAAACCGGAAGAGCGGATTCTCGAGGAAGCGATCCGCGCAATCCCCCCGAATGTTCAGGAATCCCAGAGGGGAGATGCCTTGATGGAAATTCTTCGGGATCGTCGCTATCCCCGCTATCGACAAAAGAAAAAAGAGTTCGACGAGAAGGTAAAAAGTTGCCGGTTCCCTCGCGGAATTCAGGTTTATCCACAGCCCTGGTTTGAAGAGGAGGGCTTTGAGATACGGGGAAGGGTGAACTCGGAGGGAGAAAAAGAACAACTCGTACAAGCCCTTCAAAAGATGACCGTGCGTGACACTACATGAATATCAACAGAGTTATCCACAGGTTGGGGATAACCGCAGTCTGCTTGCAGGTCTTGAATTAAGGATTATAATCAAGCCATATGGAAGTTGTTATTCCTCAAAGTGAAATGAATCTCAAAGAGGTGCTTACCTCGCTGGCCCGGCCGGGGGAGCTCTATGAAAAGCTTCCGGACGGGAAACTCCTTTGTTACGCCTGCGGCCACCGGTGCAAAATTCCCGAAGGACACGAAGGGATCTGCCGTGTCCGGTTCAACCGGGATGGCATCCTCTATGTTCCAAAGGGATATGCCGGGGCGATCCAGCTCGACCCGGTGGAAAAAAAGCCGTTCTACCACGCCTATCCCGGAACCCGGGCCATGAGCTTCGGCATGCTGGGATGCGATTTTCACTGCGGGTATTGCCAGAACTGGGTTACCTCCCAGGCAATGCGTGATCCCCATGCTGTGGCGCCGGTCGATCGCTTCACCCCGCGCGAAATAATCGACCTCGCCCGCCGGCATCAGGCGGAGATTCTCACCTCCACCTATAACGAACCGCTCATCACCAGCGAGTGGGCCGTGGATATTTTCAAAGAGGCGAAAAAAGAAGGTTTTATAACCTCTTATGTATCCAATGGAAATGGAACACCTGAAGTCATCGAGTATATCAGGCCGTGGGTTGATCTTTATAAAGTGGATCTTAAATCCTTTAACGACAAAAATTACCGAAGCCTGGGCGGGGTCTTGGCCAATGTCCTCAAGACGATTGAAATGCTCCATGGAAAGGGGTTCTGGCTGGAGGTCCTGACGTTGATCATTCCCGGCTTCAACGACTCCGATGAAGAGCTGAAAGGGATCGCCAGGTTTCTGTCAGGCGTCTCGCCAATAATCCCCTGGCATGTGACCGCCTTTCACAAAGACTACAAGATGACCGATCCGGACAATACGCCCCCCGAGACATTGATCCGTGCCTGCGAAATCGGGGCCGCCGAGGGGTTGAAATTTATTTATTCCGGAAACCTGCCGGGTCAAACGGGCAAATGGGAAAATACGTGGTGTCCCCAGTGTGGGGAGTTGTTGATTGAA contains:
- a CDS encoding Rrf2 family transcriptional regulator, coding for MNRKTEYALLALEHMARKEKRTEAITSTREVSESYRIPYPLLAKVMQTLSGKGLIKSVHGTKGGYQLIRRTRDIRVVDVIQIFDGTVAVADCFKEEKITCPQWDGCLIKTPFYELNRKILDLLSETSIADLAIDRENEGATAQGMPV
- a CDS encoding MBL fold metallo-hydrolase, with product MPVNIIQTQYGAQIGDVEFIWARNSKEFLFANSIYIKGKPSMIVDPSATFTYIEQLALARSVNIVLNTHYHADHRSLNGLFRDVIFAAHEKDAPAIRDHETYEEFADTDPNSFYSEWRRQFFKQYQIHDCPVSQLYKGKELIETDTTQIQLIHIPGHTPGHMALHFKNINTVFTADIDLTPYGPWYANVVSDIDDFIASVDKMKKIEADYYISSHGERIYTPEQYQEKIDRFARHFQERDEKILEILKGGPKELAHIASESIIYRRPSLADPLKAYFQWQMVIKHLDRLMKKGLVAKEGDRFTLP
- a CDS encoding radical SAM protein, whose protein sequence is MHPFIPSTIFVDAEVKDLPLTRRVLSRFADVPVEEIENPDTFKEPLVPTAAKKKLLITRSKGEPVKPCQGMGNYVCCNYMTVSFATNCPYECTYCILQDYLQNNPVMTLFANVDEILNSVEKTLQSDRKKTFRIGTGELADSLALDPITGLTRDLVPFSARQKNMILELKTKSDCIENLLDLDHGGKTVVAWSLNPQSFIDREEHKTASLEQRLIAARRVADAGYPVALHFDPLLALKDWSDEYIRLVRQVRQVLSPREIAWISIGSLRFTPGLAKIIRSRFPKSSLLTGELFPTEDGKVRYFREIREELYTHVKNLIDSAFAGVPNYLCMETKRVWEEVYRNIPETSGALEAHLAQQFAC
- the amrS gene encoding AmmeMemoRadiSam system radical SAM enzyme, giving the protein MEVVIPQSEMNLKEVLTSLARPGELYEKLPDGKLLCYACGHRCKIPEGHEGICRVRFNRDGILYVPKGYAGAIQLDPVEKKPFYHAYPGTRAMSFGMLGCDFHCGYCQNWVTSQAMRDPHAVAPVDRFTPREIIDLARRHQAEILTSTYNEPLITSEWAVDIFKEAKKEGFITSYVSNGNGTPEVIEYIRPWVDLYKVDLKSFNDKNYRSLGGVLANVLKTIEMLHGKGFWLEVLTLIIPGFNDSDEELKGIARFLSGVSPIIPWHVTAFHKDYKMTDPDNTPPETLIRACEIGAAEGLKFIYSGNLPGQTGKWENTWCPQCGELLIERVGFRVTGYHLNNSQCPRCNTTIPGRFWPTEKALKQLDRQTSVRSVA